Within the Miscanthus floridulus cultivar M001 chromosome 17, ASM1932011v1, whole genome shotgun sequence genome, the region CTCGCGCTGCGCTCCCCCGcgtcccaggccgcaacctaggtcTGGGCCAGGATTCTTCCAACACGCCTAGGTCGAATGTAGCCCGTGCATTCACAGTCGTTCATCGCTATCGACGGCTATCCGCCTAGATCAGAAGAACAAAAACGGGCGCCGTCCGCTGCTCCCCCGAACCCTAGAGCTCATTCTCTTCTCCTACCTCTCTCTTTTCGCCacgctgctctctctctctctcccttctctctgaAAACCATGACGGTCGGAGATgatggcgccgccgccggtccCCTCGTCGGTGCACGCGCCCACCATAGGGTGAGCGTGTCGTTGCCAAGCGGTCCAGTGATAGCGCCCTAAGCACATGTGCGTGGCTCGGTGGAGGCTCGGGTGATCTTCCCGCGCTATGGCGGTGggaatctagggttagggttttgggaaAATTGGGAAACTATCAACTCCTTCTACATTTCTATTCACTTTTCTATCCCAGATTCGATCTACATACTCCAAGAAACCTTGGCTCTGATACGATTGATATGATTTGTAGGACCTATAGGTGCAGATCTAGCGGGTAATGACTTAACTTAGATAGGGAACTTGATGATGTACCTCGCCCAGTGAAGTCGCGGCCATGGCGCCGGCGAGGAAGTAGCAGTAGCTTGACGCTCCCGCTATGGTCTCGAAGAAGGCAGGAATGCAGGTGCGGTCTGGAGGCAgcggtggagcttcccgtcgctcacagcgcACCCTCACGATCAGACTAGGGTTAGGACATGGTGGGGCGCTGGCggctacggtgaacctcgtaccttgtgccctagcccccaccttcctctttatagcgctgcacgacgggggcccatcagccaggagtacggctggacgtccccgatcagggcgcggatcaaggacCCAATTAGCCGTTGGGCTaactggtggagatcaatctaacatgctAGCATTCATAACGACCATCGCACATCGCCGTTGAACTCAAGTACATTATGTTATCATCAACAGGTACGGTAGCTTGGGTGAGTTGACCCTTTTCGGCAATATATTATACACTGTGGCATACGTTTTTGTTAAGATAAGAAACGAAGGCCGCCGCCTATGTTTGTTGTACGCTAGTAcccttcgttccaaattacaagatgttttagcttttctaaataCGTTGCATTTGCTATGCACATAGATATATACTATGTCCAGATATATAGTAAAAGTAATGTAttaaaaaagccaaaacgtcttataattttggACGGACTTAGTACTTGCTAAGGAACATACATGTCGCAACCACCTGAAGATGCTGACCATGTACCGAGAGTTGACTACTTTGGTCTAGCAATGATACAAGAGGTTAGAGCTACATAAATCATAAGCACTCTCTCCGCGTTCTCTATATAAACTTGCATGAGCACATAGACATTTGTCACCACCAGTAGTACACAGCCAGGCGTAGTCTTACTGTACCGTCTCCCAACTCCCATACCGATCTCAGAGAGGAAGCGAAGCACATTGGATCAATATCATCAAATGGACATCGGCGTGATCGTCTTGTCCCTCGTGGTGGGGTTGTTTGGGCTCGCGAGCGCCGTGCTGGGGTTCATCACCGAGCGAACAAAGCTCACTGTATGCACAAGCAATAAGACACAACTATTTTTGACATTTAATTTGTGCTCTTGTATTACCGTTTGCAAGTCATGCTTCCAGCCTTTCCAGTGATGGACACGACGTACGTACTTATTTCTTGCAGGGACATGACATCGACATCGACGTCTACACCGGGGAGTGCGACTACCCGGCCAACCCGGCTTACCTGCTGGCGCTAATCGCGATCCCTCTGCTGGCGGTGGCTATGATCATCGCCTCGCTCGCCGGCGGCTGCTGTGGCTGCTGCAGGCCACGGCACGGCGCGTCCGAGTCCAAGCGGGTCACCGGCATCGTGTGCGCCGTCCTCTCATGGATAGCGGCGCTGATTGCTGGGGTGATCTACGCGAACGGCGTGGCTTGGAACCTCCCCGTGACGAGGTACGACGCCTGGTGCAGGCTCCTCAGGGACGGGTACTTGAGGACGGCGGCCCTGCTGAGCCTCGCTGCCACCGCTCTGGCGATCACATCATACAGCATGCTCCGCGCGCAGgcggcgccggcgacggcggccgCAGCAGCAGGGGCCTCCGGACCCAAGCCTGATGGCTCGTACCCGCCGGCTGCGGAAGCCATCGCGGTTGCGGTGGAGACGCAGTGGTCAGCTCCTCAGAGGCACGGGCAATGGCAAGAGCCACTCCCGGAGGTCCCTCGGCACCCTGTTGGAGGATACAATTACAATCGGACACCATACCAGGAGATGGCTTCCCATCCTCGGCGTCAAGCACAGCCAGCAGTTGAAGTGTGATGATGGCGTGAGAAGACACGCGACGGTGTTCATACCCCTTACGTGTATGTATATGGAATGTGTGCGCCCTGAGTTGATTCTGTGTGTGTTACGTGTACTAATATtgcgttcggcttaccttataatccgtactattcagcttgttttttcaggagaaacaatgtttttctctcacaacaattcagccagaacagtgttttttagccaattcagccaagtttcagcaagccgaacggagcATCTAGCAGCCATTCGCTATGTCCCGTTCGATTTTTCTCCTTTGTTGTTGTCTATTTTGTGTCTAACATGCATGGCCCATTTCTAGTCTAAGAGACATATCTGCACGAACGAGCTAGGAGGTAGGTTGCCGGGGGCTAGCCAAGGATAGGCCTGGGCAAAAAATAGCTGAGAACCGAAAACTAAACAAAAAAACACGAACCGGAACTGAAAACTTCGGTTACCTGTTCGGTTCCACTTCTCAAGAGCCGAATTTTGCTTGGCTAGTTTGGTACACGAACCGGGGACTAGCGCAAGGACCAGCCGGAGCAACGCCGATGGACAaggctttttatttatttatttattttttgtttggTGAACGTGTGTTAAGATAGACTCAGTTAATTCAGTCATAACCAGAACTGAATTTCATTGTTTCTTATTTTTGAAACAAACCAGTCAATTAACCGAAATCAAATTTGCTAGAAAACCGAAATCAAATTTGCTAGAAAACCGAAGGACGGAACCAATCGGTTTCGTAACTGAATGCCCacccctagccaaggaggaacatgAGTCGAGGTTTAGAGGTCACGGTGTTGTATGGCAACTCAAATCCTACATGAAATAGGACTCAAGAGTGGTGTGCTATTAGGACTTCTAATTCTACTAGGACTTAGTGTGGAATCCTATTTGCATGTATATATGAGGGGCTAGGAGGGGACTATATAAACAAGGGTCAGAGGGCATAGGCATATCAACCTAGACGACACAATGGTCTCATCCAAGACTTGTAAAAAGCAATTAAGAGCGCTCAAGAGGATGAGGCTAGACCTTCTATTACACTAGATTCTTGTATAAGGCAAGAATCAGTCATTCTAGAGGGTTAAGTAGGGTTGTAAGCGAGCGACAAACACTTGTACTCTTTTGGAGTTGTGCTTATAGAATTTACGGCCGACTTCACTAAAATCGTAATGTCTTGTCGTGGTTGCTTTAACGTCGTCATCTAGAGTTTTCTACACAATTCGACTACATTGTTTTTAACTCAATGCAAGCTTGTGTCATACTCGCGATAATCTCTATCTCTTCTGATATTCCAGAGGGCTCACCTACAATGCTTTGGGCCCAGTCTTCTCTATGCATGGATGGCTTTGAAAGAAAGATAACTAGAATCAATCTCTTCTCCTAGGAAAAGAATCGGATTTCTTCGAAGAGCTGCAAACTTGACCAGAAGAAAGGTCAGTGTAGAGAAGCTCGGTCAGTGATAGCGTCATACTCGCGATATCCTTTCAAAAATCCGAGGGTGTTGTGCATAACTAGGGGTATCAGATTCTAACAAGTTGTATCAGAGCCGAGGTTGGACTGATTTGATTTTGTGAGAAGGTTAACAGGGCTAGAAGCAATGTCTCTCACTAGCTGAATTCTAGTACTACAACACAAGCTATCATACTTCTTTGGACACCACCTTTTTAAGTTTTATATGGCCACACAAGCCCAGGCATTTGGGTATTGATGTGGTTGAATCATGTGTCATCCCTGATCTTCAGACCTAACTTAATGAAAGGGAGTTAATGACTCAGTTACTTCAACAACAACTGGTCAAAGTTCAGCAGAGAAAGAAGCTCCAAGCTCATAAGCATAGGTCTAAAAGATCCTTTGGAATTGGTGATTCAGTTTATCTATTTAAGACTCCAGCCCTATGTGCAAATTCAGTGGCACCAGGAACTAATTACAAGATGTCATTCCGCTACTTTGGTCCATATCAGATCATGGCCAAGACTGgcagttttttttttaagaaaaagacTGCCAGTGTTGCTTATTGCTGCTGCGGCTGATTTGtagggctgatttgttgtgagagaaaaacattgttccatggCTGAAAAAGTAGGGCTGATTCTGGcttataagctcaagcgaacatagCCTAAACTATTGCTGCCAACGACTGCCACTATATATACTGTGTTTCATGCTTCTTAGCTCAAAAAGGCAGCTCCATCCACATTCTAGGTTAGCTCTAAACTTCCAGTCGGTACCAATGATGATGCTATCCGATTTCCTATCAAAGTTTTGCATTGTCACTTGCGGCAGCAAGGCAACCAACTTGTTTATGAAGTTCCCATTCAATTATGTGCACTGCACAAGTAGAACATAACGGGGAAAGCTTTTTCCTaatacaaagaagaagaaaaaaacccTCCCTGATCGTGCTAAATCAGATGTGCCTGCAAAGTTGATTCCAAGTCTGATGTCAGCGCCTGATTATGTGCCAAGTTTATAATGTGTGTGTGAATGTATGGATGTGTTTTCTACCAGAGGAAGTGCGTGGCAATCAGATCCTGTTTATAAAGTTAGGAGAAATTCGTAAATTGTATTTGGGGCTCTAGAGTTTTTATATGTTTTCAATTACCAGGAGCAAGTGCGCCAGCAGCTATGCTGGTGATTCTTACGGTACGCCTCAGGCCCTCAGCACTGTCTTCCCATGGATGCGGCTGAGTTGCAACTTGAGTTTCTCAAAACTCAAAACACTGAAACACCAATGTGCAACGCTCGAAGCCACCAATCACTCGGCAATGCTACGCAGCTAAACCACTCGACAATGTGACAAAAATATGTAATGGCGTTGATGTTTTCCTTTATTTCGTGATGATATACATACTATAGTTTTCACACGAGCAAAACGCCATAACCTCAGTGTACAAACTACTGAAACTAGTAAAACCCAATTGGCAAAAGGCGTCAGGCGTCACCTCTGCTCTGTAGTCGCCACCGCCACCGGTAACCTCTTCAGAGGGAGGAGCCGCAGAAGGGGCAGAACCGGAACTGCGTATCGACGGCGCGGCTGCACGCGCCGCACCTCGCCTCCCGGGGCAGCAGCAGCGAGGGACCCGGCTCCGCGCCGAGGGAGCCCGGCGAGAGGAGGCCGCAGTCGCGGCATAGGTACGCGGGGTCCTTCCCGGGCCACCGCCAGACGGGGACGAAGAAGAGCTTGAGGACCTTCTCCGTCTCCACCAGGTCCGCTGCGCCGCCGCACCGGAGGCACCGCCCCGCCACCTCCTTCAGCACCCGCCCGGCCCCCTGCTCCACGCCGCCTACGAAGAAGAAGAACATCTTGCTGCCGGATCCTGTGCTTCCTGTCGTCAATCCGTCACTCGAGATCGATCTCAGGTGGACTTTAGCCGGTTCGGTTCGATGTGCTAGGCGGCAGGGGGGCGATTTGCAAAAATAGAACTCGAAACAGATTTGACATTGATTCATATTCATAGACATAGATGGATTCACTTAGAacctgtttggcacggctcctcctgaggggctcctctgttttttactgaaaaacggctcctccaagaaaacgtttggtagggctcctctggaggagccggagccggagccggagccggagaggagccctgccaaacaggtcctTAGTCATCCATTATTAttatggatgaaaacggatcggatacgaacggatatcacttatattatatttgttttcatatttctgttcggattcggatttggACACGGATAGTGTTCGGATACATATACAAATACGGATGgactcggttacggatacgaataatgagtatcgaatacggtatgaatcagattcggagaaggtcggatacaaatatctattaggatattgagtaaaaacagcatatatatatatatatatatatatatatatatatatatatatatatatatatatatatatatatatatatatatatatatatatatatatatatccaagtgGGAACTTATATATGGGTCAGCTAGCTTAGCTAGGGCTATAGAGGATTGGGCCGTTTGGTCAGGAAGTAATATTTTGGCTCAATTCCAAAAATCACAATTCgatacaaaaaaaacaaaaaattattgtttgaggccctaaacagattcaaatgaaaatgttctaatcaacaaagtttcataactttttgggatctaaaactttcattttggttgtttctccatctgagattctgaggtcgtttgaaaaatccaaattttaaatttgagaaattcaaacgtagtttttcttgacaagatgatttcaaataaaaaagttttcaactataaagtttcataaatttctaagatctacaacttttattttagtcatttgttcatccgatataatggtagtaacattattcacgaATCTCAcacatctctcttatagtttatgaaactaccagagagatgtaaattttgtgaataatgttactaccacaatctcggatgaacaaatgactaaaataaaagttgtagatcttgatgagttttataacttttatgttcatgactttttcagctgaagtcatttaatgtttgaaaatgacgtttgaagttgctatttttaaaaattcaaaattcaaataaatagaatacagtcacatgaaaagatgaacacaataatagctataagaacacaataaattgatagaacatgattttagaaaattttagaaaaaaaaattatcaaatttgaagttagtacgagggagaatagctagttacaagttttagccaaagattaaaaagaaaaataggTGTTCTTTAACCATTTCGAAATTGAAATTCAAATAGCATTTTgaagcactaaatgatttcaaatgaaaaagttgtaaacaacaaagtttcataactttttgagatctataatttttattttgatcatttctccatccaaggtcgtttgaataatatccggataatatccgtttgaATAATATTcggatatatccgatacttaaccggattatccgatatccgccggatatcgatgatattacattcgtatttgatatccgcctaagatatccgttttattaTCCGTATTCAAAAAAAAATACGAATATTCaagtaactatccagataagtgttcatatttgttcgatcgaacggacggtcgaataaatatccataccgttttcatccataatTATCATGATAATTAAGGAGTTCTTTCGAGTGTTATTTTTGCAATTTTTTCGTTTTGTATGGGGTGATCCGTGTTTGGGGATTCGGGCGGATCGGCTCTCGGGACGGGGTGAAAGGAGCGGATGCGGTGGAGCTTGTTTGTCACGATATGCTGTGACAAATACCAATGTCCAATCACTCAGTTAGCACTCCAATTTCCACCGCATCCAAAACGGACTATCCGATAACCAAGTTGCACTTCTCGAGTCCATTGGCACTTATGCTCCTTGCCATTCTTCCCCTACTTCCTCTACAACTCTTAATCCCTAGCAGCTGATGCTGACCAGTAACCACTGACCAGTAGCGATGAGCTCCATGCCCACGCCTCCGTGCCACGTCGTGGCTGTGCCGTACCCGGGCCGCGGCCACGTCAACGTGATGGTGAACCTGTGCCGCCTCCTGGCAGCGCGCGACGGCGTcaccgccaccgtcgtcgtcaccGAGGAGTGGCTCGGTCTGGTCGGTACCCCGGCGGCGACCTTGGGCCCACGCGTCCGCTTCGAGGCCATCCCGAACGAGGTCCCCTCTGAGCACGGGCGCGCCGGTGACATGGTCGGCTTCGTGGAGGCCGTGTAGACCCGGATGGAGGCGCCGTTCGAGTGCCTCCTCGACCAGCTCCTCGCCGCGCCGCTGGCGCCCGCGGCCATCGTGGCCGACGTGTTCGTGCCGTGGACCGTCGCCGTCGGCGCACGGAGGGGCGTGCCGGTATGCGTGCTCTGTCCGCTGAGAGCCACCGTGTTTGCGGTGCAGTACAACTTCCACCGCCTGCCACCCGCGGCGGACGACGGCGGCAGCACTTCGCCGGTGAACAAGACCTCCGGTACGTACGAGTTCTTGCCCCTCAGAATTCAGACCTTCTTCTTCCCCGTTCTAACACTGCTCTTCTTTGGTCTGTCGTCATTATTTCTGCACAACGATCTTGTGTTTCCTGTGCAGATGGCACTGATCCTTACTTGGTCGAATACTACATCCCAGGCACGAAATCAATCAGACCAAGCGACCTTGCGCCCACAAACACCAACAAGACGATGCGAGCAAAAACGCTTGAAGCCTACTCTGCTCTGCGAAATGTGCAGTGTGTCCTCTTCACATCTTTCTACGAGCTCGAGAGCGACGCCATCGACGCCCTCAGGCACGAACTGTCATGCCCGGTGTACGCAGTAGGCCCTTGCATCCCCTTCATGTCACTCCAAGTCCAAGAACACCATGCCGACGCGGCGGAAAGAGTAGGCTACACAGCTTGGCTAGACTCACAACCAGTGGGCTCGGTGCTCTACGTCTCGCTTGGCAGCTTCCTCTCAGTCTCATCCGCCCAGCTCGACGAGATCGCCGCCGGCCTAGCCAAGAGCAAGGCCAGGTTCCTGTGGGCTCTCTGCGACGCCGACGCGCGCTCCCACGTGCGAGGCCTCATCGATGGACGCGACGCCGGCGTCATCGTGCCGTGGACCGATCAGCGGAGGGTGCTCTGCCACCCTTCGGTCGGCGGGTTCTTCACCCACTGCGGCATGAACTCTACGCTCGAGGCAGTCTACGCCGGCGTGCCCATGCTGACCCTGCCTATAGCGTTCGACCAGCCGTTCAACAGCCGGCTTGTCGTCGAGGTGTGGAAGACTGGGCTTGGTCTCAGGGAGAAGGCACGGGCCGACGGCGTCGTAGAAAGAGAGGAGATCGCCGCGGCAGTGGACAGGCTCATGCGTCGCGACACGGTGGAGGCCGAGGACAGGTTGAGGAAAGCCGCGCTGCTGAAGGATGCGGCTCGCGCTGCGTGTGAAGAGGGTGGATCCTCGTGGAACGATGTCACGTCTTTCGTCAAGTTCATTTCGGAGTGAGATCAGCTATAAAAAGTCGCGACCTGTCGTGTTGAGCGTTGAGGTTGTTGATTCTTAGTGACCAGTGAGTCAGTGTGATCTCTGAATGTTTACACAGAATGACAGGAACTTCAGAGTAGCAGTTTCACCGAAATATCCATGTGCTATCAAATACAATCTCAGCTCAGCCCGGCTTACATGACAACCAAACACGCGAGGTTGTACCATAGGAGCCCGGCTTAAACAGGCTAGTCAACCGTGCCGGACAGGACTAGGGAAATAAACAGAAGAGTTACCAttaatttataattttttatcCCTTTGTTGTCGTCACCGTTACATATATGGGTTTTTGTTTCCTTAACTGTAATCTATTTAGATAATTTGTTTCCTTAATTGCCATTGACGGAAGGAATGCTCTTAAGGAATGCCATTGTTTCCTTAACTGCCGCCGTGCCCTTAAGGAATGCTCAATGGCAATTAAGGAATCAAATTATCTAAACAACTGACAGTTAAGAGAGCAAACCCCACATATGTAGCAGTAATGGCAAGGAAGGGGAAAAAAGAAATTTGCTATATTTCTGTTGACGTAAAACTTTGATTCATCTCTGTCAGATTCTGTACCATTCATTTTGTTTGAAAAATCGTGCCGTTCTCTGGGCGGACTGTCTGGCCATCAACTGATAGATTTGTTCTGTCAAAATCTGTCAGATTTTGACTAATAAGGTCTCGTTCGCTTGGAGAAAATTTgaaggaatctggatgaatctagaggaatttgtgagaagaaaacactgtcccgggtgaaaaaagaagcggatcaagccgggtttaaaggCATGCAAACGGGGCCTAAAAAGATGACAACTCAGCAAAAAAAACTGACTTTGTACTGCTAGGTTCAAAACTTTGAACTATCgcattataaactttgtactGCTAGGTTCAAAACTCTACACTCAGAATTTATAAACATTCAACTATGGCATTACAAACTTGGTACTTTCAAAACTTTGAACTATCACATTTGTCAGTGCGgaaagtgatcaacaagtaaatatttatagttttgccgtacgttgtgattggaggtggcatagcactcaatgacacagggtttatactggttcagccaacgtgccctacgtccagtctgggtcagtcggtgactttattcctgagcccaggtgctcgaagtttgcagtggggttacaaacgagaaggagaaagatagggtgtacaagaggtccgaccGGAAGTGCTGAGAGCGAcaa harbors:
- the LOC136515804 gene encoding uncharacterized protein encodes the protein MDIGVIVLSLVVGLFGLASAVLGFITERTKLTGHDIDIDVYTGECDYPANPAYLLALIAIPLLAVAMIIASLAGGCCGCCRPRHGASESKRVTGIVCAVLSWIAALIAGVIYANGVAWNLPVTRYDAWCRLLRDGYLRTAALLSLAATALAITSYSMLRAQAAPATAAAAAGASGPKPDGSYPPAAEAIAVAVETQWSAPQRHGQWQEPLPEVPRHPVGGYNYNRTPYQEMASHPRRQAQPAVEV
- the LOC136518738 gene encoding uncharacterized protein, giving the protein MFFFFVGGVEQGAGRVLKEVAGRCLRCGGAADLVETEKVLKLFFVPVWRWPGKDPAYLCRDCGLLSPGSLGAEPGPSLLLPREARCGACSRAVDTQFRFCPFCGSSL